The DNA region ATACACTCAGATTCAGTACCTAACATATCACACATCCAATCACAATGAAAACATAGATTAAATTCAGAACAAGGTCAATCTACCATTAATAAGTTTAACTTAGTCAAAGGTTGGAATACACAGAGTTGCGATTACACTTATGTTTGACCTAATAATTATTATCTGGCGAGatagggccacacgcccgtgtgctccgGTCGTGTAGAGCAATCCAGGCCGTGTGGGGGTCCAAACGCCTATGTGAAGggtagcacacggccgtgtgtcaaaGGCACACGCCCGCGTGAGGTaaggacacgatcgtgtgaacaggccatgtaactcactatccAATTTGCTAAAATAAGGTGCAGGGCAGACACGGATGTATGAGGgtttcacacgcctgtgtgccaactagacacggccgtgtgttctgAAACAGATGCCcgtgtgggatccctaaatccccaaatcagtAACACAATtatgtggccaggctgtgtgactctAAATCTCTAAAACCCTAATTCTCAAacccatacgcccatgtgcccaagggacacggtcgtgtgaattCTAACAAAATCCTCAAATCGGCCACACAACcttatggccaggccgtgtggcacccAATTTGGCCTGGAACCTTAGTTCCCAAAtccacatggctgtgtgccacggcacacgcctgtgtggcagTCGGAAAGGTCACGAAACCACCCCAAAATAGCCTAAAACCACCATCTAAACCACCGGAACCATCCCTAATCTTTGCTTTATCAACATATACCAAAAATTGACGATTTCCCATCACTTACTAAAAACCCCTAAATCCCTCGGGTTAACACATACAAGACTTGTCGAAATTAGAAAATTTCAAACTAAAACTATGTAGACAAGGTTAGATTCCCATACTTGTTTTGCGATCGGCATAGGCGACGGAGGAGTGACAATCCCAGAAATCCACAATCCGAAATCATTTTCAGAAGAAGAGAAAAGCACGGAAATAACAAAAACGATGAAACatccaaaaaggaaaaataaaaaaataacaacaaataaaaactaatatatatatattaatcacataatttaataattataaataatcataattattaactaaaaagaaacaagacaaataaaaataaaaatgttcacCCCAATTGCTCACCCCAAAACTCAAACCCAGAACCTCAATGTGCACTAACACTCCCTCAACCAttagaccagcaagcccattttGTCATAAAAATGCACAACTAATTACTTATGTGCAACCTTCTCATTGTCCCTATGctcaaaacccaaaacttctagaCCCagaattcagggcgttacaattaAGCACGTCAAATCATGGACAAGCACGTTAAATTTAGCTGTATGGAAAACTGAAAACTGTCAAAATATTCTAAGCGCTCAAAAACCTCACtagataatatttttttgtttttcaattttttttgtgctTAGGAACCATATATTAGTTAATAGTTATAGTGATGATTCCCCATAAAAAACTACCAACTATACATCCCACTATCACACACACCAAGATATAAAAGTGGTGGGCAACAAAGCATGGGTCATTCCCACGAaccaaaacaagaaaaaaattttaaaactaaaattaaatatttgtattaaatttaagtgaaattaattgatgaatcaaaacacaaacacataaataaaatgtTAGGATGCAATTACTAAATCGATCCCCATAACGAGGCCACATTCATGGATGCAAATTATCTACCTGCAGCATTAGGAACAATATTTAGGCCTTGTAAAAGATCACAATGCGTTTATTTGCGAGCAAAAGCCAAAGAAACAAGTAACTGTTGGGGGATTCTACTTAAATACCACTTTTAGTTTGAATAGAATTAATCCTGAATCATAAATTTGTGCGTATGCTTATGAAAATTACGTATTTGGAACACAATCGTGTGttttaaaataacatacaataaataataaaatgtatggtttgaaattaattaataacagCACATACAGTAtgtacaattttaaaattaaaaaaaaatgatattaaattttaagtaaaacgatatttaaacacgtaaatacatcatattaagaatagTAATTACACTACAATTTTTTATCGTGGTGTGGTGATAAAGAACTTGTTTATAAATCCTTTGAACATGTATTTGAccttaaatatgttaattttacttcatttctttaaacattatataaaagtatataaagacaaaattaccatcaaaataataatagcaatCATTTGATAGAAAGGGAAAATTAGTTTTTCCTCAATTGAGTTGTTACTTGGTCAACCTATACCAACTCAGTCAAAAGTTTAAATAATTGTAATGACCCGAAAGTTAATAGTGTCAGAAAATGCGATTTCAGGACCTCATTTCCGTAAACCGagcttgaaaatattaaattaaaatacttatGGAGTTCGTATAATAGAATACTAAATTTTTGTCCTTCAATTTTGcctattaattgcttaatttatgtacaaggattaaattgtaaaagtttatcgCAATGAATTTTTAATCGGCCAAAGACTTAAggacttaaattgaaattaaactaAGGTCTAATTATACAAATAAagcattacaaaaatgagtataGTGCACTGTGGTGAATGTGTAAGcagtattattattaaaagttataatgaaattataaaatgtaaatattaaacaaaaaCAAGTGGACATAAAGAGAATTCAtttgttctttcttcttcatcaacaccgaatattcaagatgaagaaaCCAAGAATCGGCCTGTATGGGTTTCTAGTTTCAACAATAAATTGGTacatgcaattaagtcatttcttgtaatttatatatttttgagattaCGGAAggttgatttagctagcccatgtaccaatttgtaaaaatgttaaagtttttgaaagttttaattattgatttcttgaagttttaggtgttaaatcgatagattttaagcttagatatgaaaaaaaggactaaattgtaaagcttaattaatAGTTTCGTGCATTAGGAACCAaactgaataaaatgtaaaattgactgTAGGAATGAGAAATAGGACGTCCTTAATGGGTAATattgaaatcaaatttcaatttagaGCTTTAAATTGGAAGTTATGTTTCTCCCGGTTTTAGGGATTGAATTGAATCAATTGcaaaatatgtatgattttgaaattgaatgtgttttgatATGGAATTTGATACTGTATTATGATTGAATTATTATTCGTAGCTAAATACGACATAAGATCATCGAAAGGTAAAGGAAAGGTGAGAACCGACGACGAGTGGCATTAGCTTttgatttgtatttctatgatccGATTCATTTTAATTATTGCTTATTCATGTTAAATTACATGATTTATTTATGAGGTAAGTATATAATATTTGTATGAGTTAAGATGAGATGTTTGATATGGTATATCgagataaaggattaaattgaataaaatataaagttgcATGGcttatttgatatataaaattaatatgaaattgGGTTGAGATATTTTATATATGGTACTAGAATGGTGAActattgatgaattgagattgatAGATTGTGAATTGAACATATAATGACATTGGAAATCGGTTGCCTGTTAAATGTACATGTTATACTTCGGTTCATCCGATGATACAATGTATGTGCCAGTATAATTGCTTTGGCTTGTCCGATGATGCACTGTGTGTGCCAATATAATTGTTTCGACTTTTCCGATGATGCACTACGTGTGCAATGTATTTCCTTCAGTTTATCGGATGATGCACTGAGGTGCCAAATTAGGATATAGGTTGGTTAATTCATATATTCGTCTTGAAATACGACTAAGGTTAATTGGATTATACAAACATGATTTGGCTAGGTTGTATGGTagattgaaatgaaatatgaattgatttggtatgaattgtgatatttgatagcatgtgaaagaccatGCGAATTAGCTAAAAATGAGTCCTAGGGTCTGGTTGAGTATTTACGAGCCAATAGACtcaaaaatgattgaattgatgagatgaaattaaatatgtaaatcgatgaatatgtgtatatatatatatatgagtatatgcTTATAAATGGTGATATGAAATAACCAAATGAATTTATCACTAAGTCTATGTTACAAATTGGTATACAAATTAGTTGAATAATAGACTTGAATTGATTATTTGTATTTGAATAACATTTATGTTATATTGATTtgatttatagaaataccactgagttttatcACTTAGCGTGCGGTTTGTTTTTTTTGTACGCAAGTTAGGTCCCAAATGAGACCTTGAGCATCAACTTCAGCATTTAGTTAAAATCTCGGACTCGATAATGTTTTATATAAAGTTATAAGGAGTGTACCTAGGTTGAGTCAAATTTAGTATATGAAATGGtgcaagtatatatatatatgaacttgGTGAATTAGGCAAGTATGCAAATGATTTAAATGGCTTGCATTAGGCAAATGGGTTATAGGCGATAGGGTATTGGCCTAATGTTAGAAAAGGCATTAGTTTGCATAATCTGATATTAATATGTTGCTAATATGAGATGATTATAATGGTTATATGTTAAAGAACTGGTTCAGAAAATTACAGGTTGCTAAACAAAGGGAAATTGCAAAAACAGTATGTAATGTTGCAACGTCAAACGTATGTCCTTGCAATGAGAAATGGCTTATAATGCCAGGATGAGACGAGGAACCCTATCATCCCAACAAGACCAAAACAATATGTCACATCGCAACGAGGAACTCCCTCATGTCGCGACGTCAAACCTGTactttgaattctttacaattcagtcctgaTTCGATCTCTTTCATAAGCTCACATAAGACGCATGAATGGTTTTTTATTGTAATATTtgcttatgatatttttatttatatgtccaacgatatgaattttatttaaatttgattgtaGTTGCTCTAACAATGAATGTGGCACCTTATTGCTCGAACTCAATGATCAGGTCGAGTATGAGGAGTTACAATAATAGTATAGATTAGCACGTCTCCCATCATTTCAAAAAATTaggttcaaattttgaatatattatttataataaatataatttttggtccTTGAACTTGGCAAATAGGTCTATTTTGTACTTGTACTTGAACTGGACAATTAGATTCATTTTGGTCCCTAAACTTGGATTCTATCAAGATTTGATGACGTGGTCAGTGTTATTAAAATATGACTAGATTGAACCGAGAACTGATTAGTATACTAGTTTAAACAAATTGAATTGGTAACTGCTCGAAACgggtaaaaattaaaaactaggacAAAAACTAATAGTTAAGTAGGTTGTACGagttcaataattttttaaattttttttatgaatttttaattatttatttaattagtattGGTCTAGAAGTTGAATTGatcaaattaattgaataaaaaactagtgatttgaatgggttaaTTATTAGAACATTATATGTGACGCTCTAATATAGTACCAAATCATCACCtaaattttatataagttttttaattttcaagtgatgatgtaGCATAATTTCAAAGTGTCACATCATCAAGCTTTTATATTTTCCAAGTTTAGGgaccaaaataaatttagttgTCAAATTCAAGTACTGAAGTGGATAAGAAAAGTACAAGTATGAAGTAGACCTAGTTGtcaagtttaagggcaaaaagtTACATTATCTCAAATTCTTTTAACATTGTATTTATGTTGTATATATAAGGTTAAATTAGCCTCTAAACTATATTTCAATTCTTacattggtccttcaattttttttgttagaaatatatttaaattattagttttGTTCATGTTTACTCAAAAATAATACCAACCAATAAGAAACTCATGGTACATTCTTATCGGACACCatatattttttgagtaaaaatgagataaaattaataatttagtgtcATTTTGACAAATAAAAAACCTTTAAGAACCACTAtaaaaattgaatataatttaAGGGTCATTTTACTAATAAAGCctatatataatgatttgaacCATTGTTATAAATCACACAAAATATAATAAGTATCACAatggaaataatataaaaaaataacatgagCATGGTATGAATGggtgaatatgttaaaaattatataaaataaagggTAAATATATTAGTAGTCACTTAATTTTAGTAACTTTTTTTTGGTCaactaattatgaaaagttacaaaatggtcactcaactaGTCGATTTCatcttttttggtcaccaactATTAGAGGACTAATGAAAAGATGAtgtgacaacttttaaaattagcataataaaaattttaactctcaacatttatacattatgtcaattcagtcttaattctaaaaaatttaacctccaatatttacatatcatgtaatttgttttttttttttgcagtctTACTTTTCTCTGTGACTTTTCCACCGAAAAAGctataaagataaatttattagttatatttaatcgaaaatataccaaaaatagaaacaccaaaaaatccaatataataattttatttttttctcattgtcttaaatttaatccttaatgtcacaaagaaaagcaaaactgcaaaaaaatatcaaattgcataatgtataaatgttgaaagttaatttttttagaatcaacactaaattgacacaatgtataaatgttgaaaattaaagTTGCTAATATGCCGATTGTAAAAGCTATAGGTAACTTTTcttcaatattttaaatgttggtgaacaaaaaataaaaagttgaatagttaggtgatcattttttatcttttcataattaagtgaaaaaaattaCTATTGAGGAGACTATCAATATAGTTTACCCTATAATAgattatttttataaacatttagataaaattataagGGAATGATTTATATTAGGATGAtcctaaaatatataatttttaggcACTAATAAAACAGTGTCACATCATCAATTTTTAAAGATGAACaaatattattatacactcattcCGTGCTAATAGTTTGAGTTGAAGGAGAAGCTTCTTGGAAAGATTTTGAAATCggataaatgatcaaattgattaCACTACCGATTTTGGCTTTGATCAATCCGActaatttgaccaatttaattaaataaattattaaaaataaaataaaaatcaattcaaatgaTCAGTTCAATCAATCCAACCCCTTATTCTGAAATAGTACCTCAAACACTTATCAATCCAACTAATCCGATTTTGGAAACAATGTTTCTTGCTCCTTCAAAAATACTGGAGAATGCTTTGTGAAAAAAGTTTGTGCTCCATAAGGTAAGATTTCTTGTGTGACCTTTGAGTCCAATTATGTGTTTAGGCTAATAACCCTTTACTGACCTTGTTATTTAGGTTAATCAATTCATTTGATCTAAATTGTTTGTATTTGTTTGGACTTGATCCCATACCTATTTTTTGTCTAAATCTATGATATATTAGGTATTAATAGATCCATTATCAATAGTGAAGGAAAATTATATGAACAACAAAATAATCATGTGATGAACAATAGTAAATTCAACCCTAAATGTAGGCAATAAAATATGTGAGAAATTAAGCTAACCATCAACAATAATGGAATACAAAAACATTATACTCCACAATAGCATGGATTTGAGTGATTGAATGAGTCCTTACTTGAGCATAACCTCGAGCGAATCGGAAAACACCGTTCCCACCAACAATCGGCATCTCTCTCACTATGGAAAGAACCTCATTACGCCCCAAAACACTGAGAGTGCTACCATTGTATTTACCTTCCGTGAAAGCAAAGTTGAGTACCATTAACAAGCTTAATTCCCCTTGCGACGCGACCACATAAGATCCTTGTGCTTTTCCCACCATTTTTGAGTTGATATCGGGCTCGATCGTCAAAGGGTCATCGACAACATATACATCTCCGAAGATGAATGGTGAGGAACGGTTGGTCAAGGGTGCTTCAACTGTGACACGGATTGTAGTGGCATTTTTACCGGAGACTACATCGTGGAAGTAGAAGTGAAGGTGAGATAACCTTTCTCGCTTGAGACCCAATGATGATATAGATATGTACTTGCCGAAAACCTCATAATCCGACCAACGATTGGCGATGACATTGATGAAGAAGAGAATAAGGAAAAAGATGAAGCTATGGGTTTTGAGCATTGAGGAAGCCATGATATTAGCACATAGATGATAGTTCAAGAGTTGAAATTCAAAAGGGGtcggtattttttttttaaaatgcacACTTAACATGATGCAATTTATAATACCCAAAGTATCCCACCAAGGCATTGACATTTGAGTTTTCACCTTTTATTTCTCAACATAGTTATTGATGTGtagattattaattattttattttggcatcattcttgagaagaaaataatttaaaactaaacTTGTCGTTGAATCATAAAATAGGTGGTTTAAGTGATTGAATTGATggtatataataattaataattaaaaatatttttgttaattgagtcttaattcgattagtattgatattgttgtcaatataagAATATGTGAGTTCGAGCATACAAAAGCGTGTTTTTCTtcttatttaagggttaaaaTAGATTATGAAgagtttataaaataataattaaaatcctTTTGAatcagtaaaaaaataaaataaaaaattgttaaatttgggttttttattattttatttttaataaaaatatttttttattccaaatcttttatgattttttaaattattattaatgtttcgTTTTgaacttttttccttttttttagtgCCTACAGCCTACCAACCTGCCTCTCTAATACTGCCAGACATTGCCTCcctaaattatataaatttctttggATTATTTATACAATCATTTCTCAAATAAGGTAAATTAATGTTTAAGCCCTCGAAAACATATTTCTATTTTAGTGTGgaattatatattttgtaattctttaggtgttttttttaaagaaataatttttttatcttaatcttaatttaatttttaatcaatcaAGTGGTTAATTGTTaagttaatataaataatttaattcttttaattagaTTATAATCTTTTGATGTTGTAGTTTTAACAATTCTGAATCTGCAACATGATATTTCTCAAgttcaattattatttaataaatttcattatgtttttaatggTAAATGTGAAACACTGTATAAAAATCCATAACTTTACAGTAACCTTCTAAATAGAGACCAAGCCCtatcattaaattataaattagtaataataaagtcgtacattaattttttaaatgataaaagtttgatttaattctttaaaaattataatatatatattattaaaatagtaaaattatatttttactaacataaaaatatataatttaatttcgtcctaaacaaattttctaacttcatcTCTAATTTTAAGATATAGAAATACTATTATTTCaaccaactaaaataataatgaaaaaggattgtatgaaattgcGATTTCACGTCATCCCTATTCcttttcaataagaaaattaCAAATCAGATTTTGAATTCTGacttttagcatttttagttggatttgaattttttcaagagaaaaaaatatgatttgtcaCTCTTCTATTTGAAAGAGATAAGGATATTGTAAAATTACAGTTTCATACTGTCCATTCTTTACAATTATAATAATTGATGAAAATTTTGCatcattaatcataattataattagGAATAATGGCAAGTTTTACCCCTCcactttaataaattttactataCATATACTCTCAATTTGTCTCTTATATTTTTGTTGGGTCCAACCTTTGGGTACATTACCCTAATACCGTTAAAAGTAATGACTTGACATGGTGGTGCCATGTGGCACTTATTGACTCATTGACTATGACTTTATGGGCATCTCAGCAACAAGCCCAACAATATTTTTCTTacccaaattattgatttttttttcacgtttttcttgctttctttttctttggttttcttCTGTTTCCTTAAACCACTATTTATGACATAAACATGGTTTATTTGCATATAAGCCCTTGGTACAATTACCACTCAAGAATTTGCTCAAATTCAAATTAACTCCAATTAGTTTTTAATCACTACATAATTTAGTTCTAGCACTATTtatataataacttaatcaatttaattactaCATTAATTACATTTAATCAAttactaaatatttttatttctaatttaattactaaaatttctatttttctaatttcacaATTTGTAACTACTCGATAAAAAAATTTTTGGATGATTCGATTTAATAAATTTGACTTCGAAACTAAGTTTTTTTCAACATTGataaaaatcgagttgttacaattaTTGCTTATAATTATAACCACATtaatatactaaaaaataaattattagaataaatataataattataattttaaagtatCACATCTACTGTTTcacagtaaataaaaaaattgttttttaaataaatttaaatttttttagaacaaaaaaactaaattgattaaaataataaaaaataatgaacaaatttatttaaaatatagaattaTACTCGTAATTTAAGATATTCTAAAAAATGAATTGTAATGAGATTATACCTTATATCAGAGCATTTTAACACTATTAGGGAATGTAAAATTACGTGATGACTGAAatgttaaaaaattcaaataatgtaATGTAATTGTAAAAATGTACATAATATTACTAgccataatataatttttggccaTCCAAATGTAcctaaagaaaaattttatatttacaattttatacTTTGAAAAAAATGTGAGATCTTTTTTCCTCTCAACACTGGTT from Gossypium hirsutum isolate 1008001.06 chromosome A04, Gossypium_hirsutum_v2.1, whole genome shotgun sequence includes:
- the LOC107947420 gene encoding dirigent protein 2, whose amino-acid sequence is MASSMLKTHSFIFFLILFFINVIANRWSDYEVFGKYISISSLGLKRERLSHLHFYFHDVVSGKNATTIRVTVEAPLTNRSSPFIFGDVYVVDDPLTIEPDINSKMVGKAQGSYVVASQGELSLLMVLNFAFTEGKYNGSTLSVLGRNEVLSIVREMPIVGGNGVFRFARGYAQVRTHSITQIHAIVEYNVFVFHYC